CTGATGGCAGTGAAAAAAGGAATACGTTTAATGAGATATATTTTTATAAACAAAGTAAAAATAAAATATTATCATTAAATGGCAAGCAACTATGGAATGGTGATATTAGTAGTGTTTCATATTCAAAATACTCTATTGATTTTAAAGTATCAAAAAATATACAATATTACTTTGGTAAATTAGGTATACCAATTTGTGATGGACCTTTAAATATGTCAATAAATCGATATTATAATTGTGATTTAGAAGGAAAATCTTATCCAATATATATTGAAGAAAAAAATAAAACAGGATTGGTGCAGGCTGAAATTAATCGTAAAAGATAATTAATTTACTATTATTATGAAAAGAATAAAAATGATATTTATTTAAAAGAATATTCAAAAGGTAAATTGAAAAAATATATTGCTGAAAATAAAAAGAGATTTATTACAAAAAAATATAAAAATAGTAAAATAATATATAAATATAGTTCAACATATAATCCATCAAAAAGAGATGAAAGAGTAATTAAGAGAGAGTAT
The nucleotide sequence above comes from Bacilli bacterium PM5-9. Encoded proteins:
- a CDS encoding hypothetical protein (product_source=Hypo-rule applied; cath_funfam=2.130.10.30; cleavage_site_network=SignalP-noTM; superfamily=50985); the protein is MKKFIVLLFMLFFAFENDAVNAACNDNGQNLSKGHIISEYNCETGELYAYGLNKFGALGTGNYQDVTEANKIKINSKIGNRKIIDYFITSGNMYVLTNDNKVYATGIKVADGSEKRNTFNEIYFYKQSKNKILSLNGKQLWNGDISSVSYSKYSIDFKVSKNIQYYFGKLGIPICDGPLNMSINRYYNCDLEGKSYPIYIEEKNKTGLVQAEINRKR